In the genome of Streptomyces sp. NBC_00190, one region contains:
- a CDS encoding FluC/FEX family fluoride channel gives MTRPVPGGEAIDPDVDLHVPAQAAEPRGRVLAAVAAGGALGASARYGMLLLWPAGPAGFPWATLWINTIGCALIGVLMVLISEGGRPSPHPLVRPFAGVGILGGFTTFSTYAADFSRLLDEGEADTALAYAGLTVATALGAVWAAASVTRWALRRRWRR, from the coding sequence GTGACCCGGCCGGTCCCCGGCGGTGAGGCGATCGACCCGGACGTCGACCTGCACGTTCCCGCGCAAGCCGCCGAGCCCCGGGGCCGGGTGCTCGCGGCGGTGGCGGCGGGCGGGGCGCTCGGGGCCTCGGCGCGGTACGGGATGCTCCTGCTGTGGCCGGCCGGACCCGCGGGCTTCCCGTGGGCGACCCTCTGGATCAACACGATCGGCTGCGCCCTGATCGGCGTACTGATGGTGCTGATCAGCGAGGGCGGCCGGCCGTCGCCGCATCCGCTCGTGCGGCCCTTCGCCGGGGTCGGGATCCTCGGCGGCTTCACCACCTTCTCGACCTACGCGGCGGACTTCTCGCGGCTCCTGGACGAGGGAGAGGCGGACACCGCGCTGGCCTACGCCGGGCTGACGGTGGCCACGGCGCTCGGCGCGGTGTGGGCGGCGGCCTCCGTGACCCGGTGGGCGCTGCGGCGGCGGT